The Coffea arabica cultivar ET-39 chromosome 8e, Coffea Arabica ET-39 HiFi, whole genome shotgun sequence genome window below encodes:
- the LOC113703601 gene encoding uncharacterized protein isoform X1 — MPLKRLIEVDPPSPLRYLIGVAIMMIGVVLPVGYMMFRNKRVPSSSSYSKQTNKVLI, encoded by the exons ATGCCT TTGAAGAGATTAATAGAGGTCGACCCACCAAGCCCACTAAGATATCTGATCGGAGTGGCAATCATGATGATCGGAGTTGTATTGCCCGTCGGCTACATGATGTTCCGCAACAAGCGCGttccctcttcttcctcttatTCTAAGCAGAC gaATAAGGTTTTGATATAG
- the LOC113703601 gene encoding uncharacterized protein isoform X2: protein MPLKRLIEVDPPSPLRYLIGVAIMMIGVVLPVGYMMFRNKRVPSSSSYSKQT from the exons ATGCCT TTGAAGAGATTAATAGAGGTCGACCCACCAAGCCCACTAAGATATCTGATCGGAGTGGCAATCATGATGATCGGAGTTGTATTGCCCGTCGGCTACATGATGTTCCGCAACAAGCGCGttccctcttcttcctcttatTCTAAGCAGACGTAG
- the LOC113704178 gene encoding formyltetrahydrofolate deformylase 1, mitochondrial-like isoform X1, which produces MSFLRKVVSSSFPAQVLTFSKRPFKVKSLDESTSSSVSHGIHVFHCPDEVGIVAKLSECIASRGGNILNADVFVPEDKNVFYSRSEFIFHRAKWSRVQMDEDFLKLSRMFNAINSVVRVPDLDPRHKIAILASKQDHCLVDLLHGWQDGRLPIQIASVISNHDRAPNTHLILFLERHGIPYHCLRTTPEDKREKEILDLVQDTDFLVLARYMQVLSGNFLKSYGKDVINIHHGLLPSFKGGHPAKQAFDAGVKLIGATSHFVTEELDEGPIIEQMVERVSHRDNLQSFVQKSMDLEKRCLSKAIKSYCELRVLPYERNKTVVF; this is translated from the exons ATGAGTTTCCTACGTAAAGTGGTGTCCTCAAGTTTCCCTGCTCAAGTTTTGACATTTTCAAAGAGGCCCTTCAAGGTGAAGTCTCTTGATGAATCTACCTCTTCCTCCGTCAGCCATGGTATTCATGTCTTCCATTGCCCA GATGAGGTGGGAATAGTTGCAAAGCTATCAGAATGTATTGCTTCAAGAGGTGGAAACATTCTCAATGCTGATGTTTTTGTGCCTGAGGACAAGAATGTGTTTTACTCTAGAAG TGAATTTATCTTTCACCGGGCGAAATGGTCTCGTGTACAAATGGATGAAGACTTTCTGAAACTGTCGAGGATGTTCAATGCTATAAATTCTGTTGTCCGAGTGCCTGACCTTGACCCTAGACATAAAATTGCAATTCTTGCCTCAAAGCAG GACCACTGTCTTGTTGATTTGTTGCATGGCTGGCAAGATGGAAGGCTTCCAATTCAAATAGCATCAGTAATAAG CAATCATGATAGAGCTCCGAACACCCATTTGATTCTATTCCTAGAGCGGCATGGAATACCTTACCATTGCTTGAGGACAACTCCTGAAgataaaagagagaaagagatcCTGGACTTAGTCCAGGATACTGATTTTCTAGTGCTTGCTAGATACATGCAG GTTCTTTCTGGAAACTTCTTAAAAAGTTATGGAAAGGATGTTATTAATATTCATCATGGCCTATTGCCATCTTTCAAGGGTGGTCATCCAGCTAAGcag GCATTTGATGCTGGCGTCAAGTTAATTGGTGCAACAAGTCACTTTGTTACTGAAGAACTTGATGAAGGGCCAATAATTGAGCAAATG GTGGAAAGAGTTTCCCACAGAGATAATTTGCAGAGTTTTGTACAGAAGTCCATGGATCTTGAGAAACGATGCCTTTCAAAAGCAATAAAATCATATTGTGAGCTGCGTGTTTTGCCTTACGAACGAAACAAGACTGTTGTGTTTTGA
- the LOC113704178 gene encoding formyltetrahydrofolate deformylase 1, mitochondrial-like isoform X2: MSFLRKVVSSSFPAQVLTFSKRPFKVKSLDESTSSSVSHGIHVFHCPDEVGIVAKLSECIASRGGNILNADVFVPEDKNVFYSRSEFIFHRAKWSRVQMDEDFLKLSRMFNAINSVVRVPDLDPRHKIAILASKQDHCLVDLLHGWQDGRLPIQIASVISNHDRAPNTHLILFLERHGIPYHCLRTTPEDKREKEILDLVQDTDFLVLARYMQVLSGNFLKSYGKDVINIHHGLLPSFKGGHPAKQAFDAGVKLIGATSHFVTEELDEGPIIEQMVPYFGNVNSSISILVRYN, from the exons ATGAGTTTCCTACGTAAAGTGGTGTCCTCAAGTTTCCCTGCTCAAGTTTTGACATTTTCAAAGAGGCCCTTCAAGGTGAAGTCTCTTGATGAATCTACCTCTTCCTCCGTCAGCCATGGTATTCATGTCTTCCATTGCCCA GATGAGGTGGGAATAGTTGCAAAGCTATCAGAATGTATTGCTTCAAGAGGTGGAAACATTCTCAATGCTGATGTTTTTGTGCCTGAGGACAAGAATGTGTTTTACTCTAGAAG TGAATTTATCTTTCACCGGGCGAAATGGTCTCGTGTACAAATGGATGAAGACTTTCTGAAACTGTCGAGGATGTTCAATGCTATAAATTCTGTTGTCCGAGTGCCTGACCTTGACCCTAGACATAAAATTGCAATTCTTGCCTCAAAGCAG GACCACTGTCTTGTTGATTTGTTGCATGGCTGGCAAGATGGAAGGCTTCCAATTCAAATAGCATCAGTAATAAG CAATCATGATAGAGCTCCGAACACCCATTTGATTCTATTCCTAGAGCGGCATGGAATACCTTACCATTGCTTGAGGACAACTCCTGAAgataaaagagagaaagagatcCTGGACTTAGTCCAGGATACTGATTTTCTAGTGCTTGCTAGATACATGCAG GTTCTTTCTGGAAACTTCTTAAAAAGTTATGGAAAGGATGTTATTAATATTCATCATGGCCTATTGCCATCTTTCAAGGGTGGTCATCCAGCTAAGcag GCATTTGATGCTGGCGTCAAGTTAATTGGTGCAACAAGTCACTTTGTTACTGAAGAACTTGATGAAGGGCCAATAATTGAGCAAATG GTACCATATTTTGGTAACGTGAACTCTAGCATCAGCATTCTGGTTCGATATAACTGA
- the LOC113704177 gene encoding VAN3-binding protein encodes MEASRFLGWKKNSRNWLHNVEEDEEVRAESNIPSVPQPETPREPMEFLSRSWSLSATEISKALAQKERDSASDKKLNAIPEMVTGNQFPGKVINLPVQGRRSGAIGRWFHHKESSHSTVKKKDKARVENAHMHAALSVAGLAAALASVAAAENRKGSSSKMSTALASATELLASHCIELAESAGTEHDRVASIVRSAVDVRSASDLVTLTAAAATALRGEAALKARLPKESKRNASITPCDKSMAETQSFAGFRSEIEDAPLVGDLLQHTRKGELKWKHVSVYINKKSQVILKQKSKHVAGAFSKKNKCLVYEVCDETATWPFKKERENTEVYFGVKTAQGLLEFKCKNKIHKQKWVDGIQDLLHRTSFMEDAEHSMRVLRINKSI; translated from the exons ATGGAGGCTAGTCGCTTTTTAGGATGGAAGAAGAATTCAAGGAATTGGCTTCACAATgtagaagaagatgaagaggTGAGAGCAGAATCAAATATACCATCAGTACCTCAGCCAGAAACACCGAGGGAGCCAATGGAATTCTTGTCAAGATCTTGGAGTCTCTCTGCTACAGAAATCTCGAAAGCTCTTGCTCAGAAAGAGAGAGACTCCGCATCTGACAAGAAACTGAATGCAATCCCAGAAATGGTCACTGGAAATCAGTTT CCAGGGAAGGTCATAAATCTGCCTGTTCAAGGTCGAAGATCAGGGGCAATTGGAAGGTGGTTTCATCATAAGGAATCTAGTCATAGTACAGTGAAGAAGAAAGACAAGGCACGAGTGGAGAATGCACATATGCATGCTGCCCTCTCTGTTGCAGGTCTAGCTGCAGCATTGGCGTCTGTGGCCGCAGCAGAAAACAGAAAAGGTTCAAGCTCTAAAATGAGCACAGCTTTGGCCTCAGCTACAGAACTTCTGGCATCCCATTGCATTGAATTGGCTGAATCAGCGGGGACTGAGCACGATCGTGTAGCCTCCATTGTCAGATCAGCTGTGGATGTTCGCAGTGCCAGCGATCTAGTAACTCTCACAGCTGCGGCTGCAACAG CACTACGCGGAGAAGCAGCTTTGAAAGCAAGATTGCCAAAAGAATCAAAGAGGAATGCATCTATAACTCCTTGTGACAAGAGCATGGCAGAAACTCAGTCTTTTGCTGGTTTTCGTAGTGAAATAGAAGATGCTCCCCTTGTAGGTGACTTGCTGCAACACACGCGAAAAG GTGAGCTGAAGTGGAAACACGTTTCCGTCTACATCAACAAGAAATCCCAG GTGATACTGAAACAAAAGAGCAAACATGTGGCTGGAGCCTTTTCCAAAAAGAACAAAT GTCTTGTTTATGAGGTTTGTGATGAGACCGCAACTTGGCCGTtcaagaaagaaagggaaaacacAGAAGTCTATTTTGGAGTCAAAACTGCACAGGGTCTTCTTGAATTCAAGTGCAAGAACAAAATCCACAAACAAAAATGGGTGGATGGAATTCAAGATCTACTGCATCGAACCAGTTTCATGGAAGATGCTGAGCATTCTATGAGGGTTTTACGCATTAACAAGAGCATTTGA
- the LOC113702903 gene encoding probable aquaporin TIP-type RB7-18C, whose translation MVKIVFGSFGDSFSVGSLKCYLAEFIATLLFVFAGVGSAIAYNKLTSDAALDPAGLVAVAVAHGLGLFVGVAIAANISGGHLNPAVTFGLAIGGNITILTGLFYWIAQLLGSILACALLKFVTNGLAIPTHNVASGMNGFEALVMEIVTTFGLVYTVYATAADPKKGSLGIIAPIAIGFIVGANILAAGPFSGGSMNPARSFGPAVVSGNFGDNWIYWIGPLIGGALAGLIYGDVFISYYQALPATQEYTA comes from the exons ATGGTGAAGATAGTTTTTGGTAGCTTTGGTGACTCTTTTAGTGTTGGTTCATTAAAGTGTTATTTAGCTGAGTTTATTGCCACTCTTCTCTTCGTTTTTGCTGGTGTTGGATCAGCAATAGCCTACA ATAAGCTCACATCGGATGCAGCTCTAGACCCAGCTGGTCTAGTGGCAGTGGCCGTGGCTCATGGATTGGGGTTGTTCGTGGGGGTGGCCATTGCGGCCAACATTTCTGGTGGCCACTTGAATCCGGCAGTGACCTTTGGATTGGCAATTGGAGGAAACATAACTATTCTAACTGGCCTCTTCTACTGGATTGCCCAGTTGCTTGGTTCCATTCTTGCTTGCGCCCTCCTCAAATTTGTTACTAATGGCTTG gcAATTCCTACACATAACGTTGCCTCAGGAATGAATGGATTTGAAGCCTTGGTGATGGAAATAGTCACTACATTTGGTCTTGTGTACACAGTCTATGCCACGGCAGCCGACCCCAAGAAAGGGTCCCTTGGAATAATTGCACCAATTGCAATTGGGTTCATTGTTGGAGCTAACATTTTAGCTGCTGGCCCATTCAGTGGTGGATCCATGAACCCAGCAAGATCATTTGGCCCAGCCGTTGTTAGCGGAAACTTCGGGGATAACTGGATCTATTGGATCGGCCCACTTATTGGTGGAGCATTGGCTGGGCTAATATATGGCGATGTCTTCATTAGTTATTATCAGGCACTCCCGGCCACCCAAGAATACACGGCCTGA